In a genomic window of Thermoanaerobaculales bacterium:
- a CDS encoding sulfatase, whose protein sequence is MSLNASDVREIVVQVEHPGASYLKLRLCWAPPNQGFTDQRTLQVADRIPRNRSSSEHRFSVASHPEWRGDVARLGVRAAAAAATRIREIAGYSSRVDSKGLPEILDRPWKIDVGSDVRNGFVTVPGTALRSRCTVPPRGGELRLSFAHLERSRMPVRYSVAVTHHGRREQVFSRTLHPDETPTTAWTPVQVDLAPWAGEDVELTLETSTESAGQELLGLPAWANPEIIATATRRPRTNVVLISIDTLRADRMSLYGHDRPTTPNLAAWASRRGTVFRNVVAAAPWTLPSHTSMLSGVGALRHGVNYSSPAPGSLKLLSEYLREAGYATLAVTGGGWVHPAYHLGQGFDRFRYWSGTDPDTGAPINGADHELSVILESATALLREHAHEPFFLFLHTYDIHYRARRREPFFTQFSDLDFTGRMFWRTAASTAENGYKRAKYRVLRTADGEIPLPQSLSALPADIYDSRIAYLDSQLPVLFDELDALGLSDRTLVIFTSDHGELLGEHGVYGHVYLHDENLMIPLIVGLPGGSRGHPIIDAQVRSIDIVPTVLDLLGIQSEPEVEGDSLAALMRRGQEDRRRPAASYVPSSNYGMSLRIGNRAKLILNNAAWAPVAGDTEYYRIDLDPTESQNLSDAPELSTLRRELAHAYSEATPGVRLELDNPSSDEFALTIRNVVEQNNLKAVDLVRDRVHWRGGGKAEITVPSGAAFTLILENAHTTSLPLEITAGGDDPSDERRRAVVDLTRDVQARLTLEWTGTEWLRSEGGIDQRLPSISLRWAGTKFLEPSAEAAVGDELRARLRALGYTE, encoded by the coding sequence GTGAGCTTGAACGCCTCGGACGTCCGCGAGATCGTCGTCCAGGTTGAGCACCCCGGCGCCAGCTATCTCAAGCTCCGACTTTGCTGGGCCCCGCCGAATCAGGGCTTCACCGACCAGCGGACGCTCCAAGTGGCCGACCGCATCCCGCGGAATCGAAGCTCCTCCGAGCATCGCTTCTCGGTGGCAAGCCACCCGGAGTGGCGGGGCGACGTCGCACGGCTCGGCGTTCGCGCCGCTGCCGCAGCCGCGACCAGAATCCGGGAAATCGCCGGTTACTCGTCGCGCGTTGACAGCAAAGGCCTCCCCGAGATCCTCGACCGGCCCTGGAAGATCGACGTCGGCAGTGACGTCCGAAACGGATTCGTGACCGTCCCCGGCACTGCCTTGCGCTCACGCTGCACGGTGCCACCCCGGGGCGGCGAGCTGCGGCTCTCCTTCGCCCACCTGGAGCGCAGCCGGATGCCGGTGCGTTACAGCGTGGCGGTCACCCACCACGGTCGGCGCGAGCAAGTTTTCAGCCGCACCCTCCATCCCGACGAGACGCCGACGACAGCCTGGACCCCGGTCCAGGTTGACCTCGCACCGTGGGCAGGGGAAGACGTCGAGCTGACCCTCGAGACAAGCACCGAATCTGCCGGCCAAGAGCTCCTCGGGCTCCCGGCTTGGGCGAACCCGGAGATCATCGCGACGGCGACCCGGCGGCCCCGGACCAACGTCGTGCTTATCTCCATCGACACCCTGCGCGCCGATCGGATGTCGCTGTACGGCCACGATCGGCCGACGACGCCGAACCTCGCAGCCTGGGCGAGCCGGCGCGGGACGGTGTTCCGAAACGTCGTCGCCGCAGCCCCTTGGACGCTGCCATCGCACACCTCGATGCTGAGCGGCGTCGGTGCGCTCCGGCACGGCGTCAACTACTCGAGCCCGGCGCCGGGATCTCTCAAGCTGCTGTCCGAGTATCTGCGAGAGGCTGGATACGCGACTCTTGCGGTGACCGGTGGAGGCTGGGTCCACCCGGCGTATCACCTCGGCCAGGGTTTCGACCGCTTCCGGTACTGGTCCGGGACTGACCCCGACACCGGAGCTCCGATCAACGGCGCCGATCACGAGCTCAGCGTCATCCTGGAGTCGGCGACGGCGTTGCTGAGGGAGCATGCCCACGAGCCGTTCTTCTTGTTTCTGCACACCTACGACATCCACTATCGAGCACGGCGCCGCGAGCCTTTCTTCACGCAGTTCAGCGATCTCGACTTCACCGGCAGAATGTTCTGGCGGACGGCGGCATCGACAGCCGAGAACGGCTACAAGCGGGCCAAGTACCGCGTCCTACGGACGGCCGATGGAGAGATCCCCCTCCCGCAGTCCCTGTCCGCGCTACCCGCCGATATCTACGACAGCCGGATTGCCTACCTCGACAGCCAGCTCCCCGTGCTGTTCGACGAGCTGGATGCCCTCGGTCTGAGTGACCGCACTCTCGTGATCTTCACCTCGGATCACGGGGAGCTGCTCGGCGAGCACGGTGTCTACGGCCATGTCTACCTCCACGACGAGAACCTGATGATTCCTCTCATCGTCGGCCTGCCGGGGGGCTCCCGAGGGCACCCCATCATCGACGCTCAGGTGCGGTCGATCGATATTGTGCCGACGGTGCTGGACCTGCTCGGGATCCAGTCGGAGCCCGAGGTCGAGGGCGATTCCCTGGCCGCCCTGATGCGCCGCGGCCAGGAGGACCGCCGTCGCCCCGCAGCGAGCTACGTCCCATCGAGCAACTACGGAATGTCGCTGCGCATCGGCAATCGTGCCAAGCTGATCCTCAACAACGCCGCGTGGGCGCCGGTCGCGGGAGACACCGAGTACTACCGAATTGACCTCGATCCAACGGAATCGCAGAACCTCTCCGATGCCCCGGAGCTCTCGACTCTGCGCCGGGAGCTGGCCCATGCGTACAGCGAGGCGACGCCCGGCGTCCGCCTGGAGCTCGACAACCCGAGCAGCGACGAATTCGCGCTGACGATCCGCAACGTGGTCGAACAGAACAACCTGAAGGCCGTGGACCTCGTCCGCGACCGCGTTCACTGGCGGGGTGGCGGCAAGGCCGAGATAACGGTACCTTCCGGGGCGGCCTTCACGCTGATTCTCGAGAACGCCCACACGACCAGCCTGCCGCTGGAGATCACAGCCGGCGGTGACGATCCCTCGGACGAACGACGGCGGGCGGTCGTGGATCTCACGCGCGATGTGCAGGCACGGCTGACCCTCGAATGGACCGGCACCGAGTGGCTCCGCTCCGAGGGCGGCATCGATCAACGGCTCCCAAGCATCTCGCTGCGGTGGGCGGGCACGAAGTTCCTGGAGCCGAGCGCGGAGGCAGCCGTGGGGGACGAGCTCAGGGCCCGACTCCGGGCCCTCGGCTACACGGAGTAG
- a CDS encoding sulfatase, with protein MDCLRASSPAPGPARCRGCRRLPRLALLAAASLAVAACSISDPLPRRPHPIIIVDIDTLRADHLGCYGYQRPTSPNIDAFAAETVRFEWAFSQAPNTPPSQTSILTGLYPSTHGMVFDEDRVPEQVVTLAEVLAARGYRTAGFHDGGYMREVFGIGQGFALYDDSRGQGLAAIGPKVEPWLRDHAGESFLLLIHTYDPHTPYAPPPPFDRAFMDGVAAPTPGFEPTTKQMNDVRLSKFTKEPLTLPPNDLAYAMALYDGEIRFVDDWFGRFWKLIEELGLDRRATVVFLSDHGEEFQEHGSVMHEKLYATVTRIPLMIRLPGGRLARAVDEVVESVDLMPTLLELAGAPIPTGVQGSSLLPLLLGRPAEGPHVAFSESPFFGRQRAVTLGGQRMIFTQKTGAVELYDYRADPLEQSDLAGAQPAGIEPRRQLLEAWEAMVASSPVETAETGQQLDEETLEQLRALGYVQ; from the coding sequence GTGGACTGCCTTCGAGCGTCATCGCCTGCCCCCGGACCCGCCCGCTGCAGAGGCTGCCGACGACTCCCTCGGCTGGCTCTGCTTGCGGCAGCCAGCCTGGCCGTTGCCGCCTGCTCCATCTCCGATCCGCTGCCGCGGCGGCCGCACCCGATCATCATTGTCGACATCGACACGCTGCGCGCCGACCACCTCGGCTGCTACGGCTACCAGCGCCCGACCAGCCCGAACATCGACGCGTTCGCAGCAGAGACGGTGCGCTTCGAGTGGGCCTTCAGCCAGGCCCCCAACACGCCGCCGTCGCAGACCTCGATCCTGACCGGCCTCTACCCGTCGACCCACGGCATGGTGTTCGACGAGGACCGCGTCCCCGAACAGGTGGTGACCCTGGCCGAGGTGCTCGCGGCCCGCGGCTACCGGACGGCCGGCTTCCACGACGGCGGCTACATGCGCGAGGTGTTCGGGATCGGCCAGGGCTTCGCGCTCTACGACGACAGCCGCGGCCAGGGGCTGGCGGCGATCGGGCCGAAGGTGGAGCCGTGGCTGCGCGACCACGCCGGCGAGAGCTTCCTGCTCCTGATCCACACCTACGACCCCCACACGCCCTACGCGCCGCCCCCGCCATTCGACCGGGCGTTCATGGACGGCGTCGCCGCCCCAACGCCCGGCTTCGAGCCGACCACCAAGCAGATGAACGACGTCCGGCTGTCCAAGTTCACCAAGGAGCCCCTCACCCTGCCGCCCAACGATCTCGCCTACGCCATGGCGCTCTACGACGGCGAGATCCGCTTCGTCGACGATTGGTTCGGCCGCTTCTGGAAGCTGATCGAGGAGCTCGGCCTCGACCGCCGCGCCACCGTGGTCTTCCTGTCGGACCACGGCGAGGAGTTCCAGGAGCACGGCTCGGTCATGCACGAGAAGCTGTACGCCACGGTCACCCGGATCCCGCTGATGATCCGGCTGCCCGGCGGCCGGCTGGCACGGGCGGTGGACGAGGTCGTGGAGTCGGTGGACCTGATGCCGACTCTGCTCGAGCTCGCCGGCGCGCCGATCCCCACCGGCGTCCAGGGCTCGAGCCTGCTGCCGCTCCTGCTCGGCCGGCCGGCCGAGGGCCCGCACGTCGCCTTCTCGGAGTCGCCCTTCTTCGGCCGCCAGCGCGCCGTCACGCTCGGCGGGCAGAGGATGATCTTCACCCAGAAGACCGGGGCGGTGGAGCTCTACGACTACCGTGCCGACCCGCTCGAGCAGTCCGATCTGGCAGGGGCGCAGCCGGCCGGCATCGAGCCGCGGCGGCAGCTACTCGAGGCGTGGGAGGCGATGGTCGCCTCGTCCCCGGTCGAGACGGCCGAGACCGGGCAACAGCTCGACGAGGAGACGCTCGAGCAGCTGCGGGCGCTGGGGTACGTGCAATGA
- a CDS encoding sulfatase: MATALGQAGRRPEQAARRLAGDSAVARSARRSVVLAAAVAAFASCAAPPAPPDIVLVSLDNLRRDHVGLYCGGRASLTPEIDALAPEAVVFDDAWAPVPFTLPSHISMFTGLYPDVHGVDRSTARLADTLPTLPEQLKAAGYHTIGVASNLWMQGEFGFARGFDHYEVLEYGLVYADRVNRRAFELLDALDSDVRPLFLFLHYIDPHCDHFKAGENALPYYAPPRFLEGLGVSAGSTDFCDEADHCASEFLAAADRELRPVDRETVSRIAALYGRGVAYVDREIGALVDGLRSRSRWDDSLVLITSDHGEEFREHGRFLHVQPYVEDLAVPLLVKLPRARRGGARVETTVETVDYLPTLLEAAGEPPPSHLQGKSLLPLVRGEVAPEARAAFGRDKLDRQCFTLRLGQWTLIHHRDTGSSELYDRLDDPTEQRDVAAQQIERVEAMRTALLRIVRANRKLKSTIAAEPVRGDILSDDDAEKLRAIGYVE; encoded by the coding sequence GTGGCCACAGCTTTGGGTCAAGCAGGCCGGCGGCCGGAGCAGGCCGCGAGGAGGCTCGCCGGCGACAGCGCCGTCGCTCGCTCGGCACGGCGGTCCGTCGTGCTCGCGGCAGCCGTCGCGGCGTTTGCGTCATGCGCCGCCCCGCCGGCCCCTCCCGACATCGTGCTGGTCTCCCTCGACAACCTGCGGCGCGACCACGTCGGCCTCTATTGCGGCGGGCGGGCGAGCCTGACCCCGGAGATCGACGCCCTCGCGCCGGAGGCGGTGGTCTTTGACGACGCCTGGGCGCCCGTGCCGTTCACCCTCCCATCCCACATCTCGATGTTCACGGGCCTGTATCCTGATGTGCACGGGGTGGACCGCAGCACGGCGCGACTCGCCGACACGCTTCCGACCCTGCCGGAGCAGCTCAAAGCGGCCGGCTACCACACCATCGGCGTGGCCAGCAACCTGTGGATGCAGGGAGAGTTCGGTTTCGCGCGCGGTTTCGACCACTATGAGGTCCTCGAATATGGCCTGGTGTACGCGGACCGGGTCAACCGGCGCGCCTTCGAGCTCCTCGATGCGCTGGACAGCGACGTCCGGCCCCTGTTCCTGTTCCTGCACTACATCGACCCACACTGTGACCACTTCAAGGCCGGTGAAAACGCCCTTCCCTACTACGCGCCGCCGCGGTTCCTCGAGGGTCTGGGGGTGTCCGCAGGAAGCACCGATTTCTGCGACGAGGCCGATCACTGCGCGAGCGAGTTCCTGGCCGCCGCCGACCGCGAGCTTCGACCGGTCGACCGGGAGACCGTCAGTCGCATAGCCGCTCTCTACGGGAGAGGGGTGGCCTACGTCGACCGCGAGATCGGAGCCCTGGTGGACGGGCTGCGCAGCCGCTCGCGTTGGGACGACTCGCTGGTGCTCATCACGTCGGACCACGGGGAGGAGTTCCGCGAGCACGGCAGGTTTCTTCACGTCCAGCCCTACGTCGAGGACCTCGCCGTGCCGCTGCTGGTCAAGCTGCCGCGAGCGCGGCGCGGGGGAGCGCGAGTCGAGACCACCGTCGAGACCGTCGACTACCTTCCAACCCTGCTCGAGGCCGCCGGCGAGCCGCCGCCATCCCACCTCCAGGGGAAGAGCCTGTTGCCGCTCGTCCGCGGCGAGGTCGCTCCCGAAGCAAGGGCGGCTTTTGGCCGGGACAAGCTCGATCGACAGTGCTTCACGCTCCGCCTGGGGCAGTGGACACTGATCCACCACCGCGACACTGGAAGCTCCGAGCTGTATGACCGCCTCGACGACCCGACCGAACAGAGAGACGTCGCCGCCCAGCAGATCGAGCGGGTCGAGGCGATGCGTACCGCACTGCTCAGGATCGTGAGAGCCAATCGCAAGCTCAAGTCGACCATCGCCGCCGAGCCGGTGCGAGGCGACATCCTGAGCGACGACGACGCCGAGAAGCTCCGCGCGATCGGCTACGTGGAGTGA
- a CDS encoding sulfotransferase domain-containing protein has product MTLLMYCGHHKCATRWLVDILSDACRLADLEFFEAHNAGMFGRDLATFLAQRPVGLLAYTNARHEFIDPIDDYRGFHVIRDPRDLLVSAYFSHLHSHPTDGWSALEQHRQRLKDGSEEEGLNLELDFIEDVFSALARWNYQRPQMLELKMEDLVRDSYEGLIEVFLHLGLVDPEEVSLAEELQRIAARAKAAVEPPRTTPTPTRRLQRVELLHVIHSHRFSKKAGGRHVGQEDSRSHYRRGEAGDWRNHFTPSLAARFNERYGKLLLDLGYERDEGWLRTIGTA; this is encoded by the coding sequence ATGACCCTGCTCATGTACTGCGGCCACCACAAGTGCGCGACGCGTTGGCTGGTGGACATCCTGTCCGACGCCTGCAGACTGGCCGACCTGGAGTTCTTCGAGGCGCACAACGCGGGCATGTTCGGCCGTGACCTCGCCACCTTCCTGGCGCAGCGGCCGGTCGGCCTCCTCGCCTACACCAACGCGCGGCACGAGTTCATCGACCCCATCGACGACTACCGAGGCTTCCACGTGATCCGCGATCCCCGCGACTTGCTGGTCTCGGCCTACTTCTCCCACCTCCACTCGCACCCGACGGATGGCTGGTCGGCCCTGGAGCAGCACCGCCAGAGGCTCAAGGACGGCTCCGAGGAGGAGGGGCTCAACCTCGAGCTGGACTTCATCGAGGACGTGTTCTCGGCGCTGGCGCGGTGGAACTACCAGCGGCCGCAGATGCTCGAGCTCAAGATGGAGGACCTGGTCCGCGACTCGTACGAGGGTCTCATCGAGGTCTTTCTGCACCTCGGTCTCGTCGACCCGGAAGAGGTTTCGCTGGCTGAGGAGCTGCAGCGGATCGCCGCGCGAGCGAAAGCTGCGGTTGAGCCCCCGCGGACCACGCCAACACCCACCCGCCGCCTGCAGCGGGTCGAGCTCCTCCATGTCATCCACAGCCATCGCTTCTCCAAGAAGGCGGGGGGGCGCCACGTCGGCCAGGAAGACTCGCGCAGCCACTACCGGCGCGGCGAGGCGGGGGACTGGCGCAACCACTTCACTCCCAGCCTGGCCGCGCGCTTCAACGAGCGGTACGGCAAGCTGCTGCTCGACCTCGGCTACGAGCGCGACGAGGGGTGGTTGCGAACGATCGGGACAGCCTGA
- a CDS encoding sulfatase-like hydrolase/transferase, with amino-acid sequence MSTGRPATPHPQDRPPARLWLQLLLSLATASLLVLALRPLGSGAVPLTAAAYTVTEGEQLTAGEGPTEPPAPHLLQPLVGRKSRLSLLFHRSLNVRLRIQLTPPPAGAPPLPVEVRKNDARPEELTLVPGGTVAADLPVVKGDQLTVALAARDPEADTGTLARIALASQVRPTLYIPVVLTWAALLVALQRLRRPLLVVLAITVLSLTTAAETRTFGPLSFPSLAAYSGLVYSSFILAAFFTNQRFLKPLISSLMTSIFSLIFLALPTIYFAYSLSFDQAIDTDILNAIFQTNFAEAIEFLFYQFGFLSLAAVFLMVLAVIVLGYFETRFLRPAPPSPFTAVCCSVLLLLVISNFHDLRILEHFRSAYQNYSSEIAAFERTLETRAAAGLHFRADTKAADQVHILVIGESQNRSNMGLYGYVRPTTPHLSRLAADGDLLVCRNAFSSHTHTTETLSLALTSANQQNKRDFFSSASLVDIARAAGFETCWISNQAMYGPWDNVVSALAANTDVIHRLNTSVGTSTRTRKLDAAVVPILREFVNNGGGNKLAIIHLMGNHGNYCDRYPQEFAVYSRSLRNSVFGGLSGRFDRTLNCYDNSMLYNDAVVQDIIGVLRESGRPAALMYFADHADDVLGGLRHASSQFTYPMTSIPTFFWLSHQYEGAYPEKREQLAEHLDELYPNDFVYDTMVGLMGIATDEYDARWDLSSANYRLGEDEALTLSGRRRFADSRNIEYHQRKNLQLLRASGLATRYVPHRVNTLGKLAQIVWDGAKGAEADVWIDESLGTIRVGHDLESLTDGTLEELLSSPAAGTLEKLWLDLKNLTPRNVDFLQQEILDLDRRHGLKDRTIVETSNPSVDLGALRAAGFHTSYYLPTSDMLTVIERSDAAASVALADTIARRASAGAFAAVSFDARAYPFVSKYLAPRLERAVVFHVWDLGTKMWQPDLLAHLRRSGFFADPRVATVLLPYHSVFSF; translated from the coding sequence GTGAGCACCGGCCGGCCAGCCACACCGCATCCGCAAGATCGGCCGCCCGCTCGGCTGTGGCTCCAGCTCTTGTTGAGCCTCGCGACCGCCTCGCTCTTGGTGCTCGCGCTGCGGCCTCTCGGCAGCGGAGCGGTCCCGCTCACAGCGGCCGCCTACACCGTCACCGAAGGGGAGCAGCTGACTGCCGGTGAAGGTCCCACTGAGCCGCCTGCACCCCATCTTCTTCAACCCCTCGTCGGCAGGAAGAGCAGGCTCTCGCTGCTGTTTCATCGTTCGCTCAACGTTCGCCTCCGGATCCAGCTGACCCCCCCCCCGGCCGGCGCCCCTCCGCTGCCCGTCGAGGTGAGGAAGAACGACGCCCGGCCGGAGGAGCTCACCCTCGTGCCCGGCGGAACCGTTGCGGCCGATCTTCCGGTCGTGAAAGGTGACCAGCTCACTGTCGCGCTAGCGGCTCGTGACCCGGAAGCCGACACCGGAACTCTGGCACGAATTGCCCTGGCCAGCCAGGTTCGCCCCACGCTCTACATTCCTGTCGTCCTGACCTGGGCCGCTCTGCTAGTCGCCCTGCAACGCCTCAGGAGGCCGTTGCTCGTCGTCCTCGCAATCACCGTGCTCTCATTGACGACCGCAGCCGAGACCCGCACCTTCGGCCCGCTGTCGTTCCCCAGCCTGGCCGCCTACTCCGGCCTCGTGTACTCGTCGTTCATTCTCGCAGCATTCTTCACCAATCAGCGCTTTCTCAAACCTCTCATTTCGTCGCTGATGACATCCATCTTCTCGCTCATTTTTCTCGCGCTTCCTACGATCTACTTCGCGTATTCTCTTTCTTTCGATCAAGCTATAGACACTGATATTCTCAATGCGATCTTCCAAACGAATTTTGCGGAGGCTATCGAGTTTCTTTTTTATCAATTCGGATTCCTGTCCTTGGCAGCTGTATTCCTCATGGTATTGGCCGTGATCGTTCTCGGCTATTTCGAAACACGCTTCTTGCGTCCGGCACCCCCTTCTCCATTCACAGCGGTGTGCTGCTCGGTGCTGCTTCTTCTCGTCATTTCCAATTTCCATGACCTCAGGATACTGGAACATTTCCGATCTGCTTACCAAAACTACTCGAGCGAGATCGCCGCCTTCGAGCGCACCCTCGAAACGCGCGCCGCCGCCGGCCTCCACTTCCGGGCGGATACCAAGGCGGCCGACCAGGTCCACATCCTAGTCATCGGCGAGTCGCAGAACAGAAGCAACATGGGTCTTTACGGCTACGTGCGTCCGACGACACCCCATCTCAGCCGCCTGGCAGCTGATGGCGACCTGCTGGTTTGCCGCAACGCGTTCTCCTCCCACACCCACACCACCGAGACCCTGTCGCTTGCCTTAACCTCCGCCAATCAACAGAACAAGAGGGACTTTTTCTCGTCGGCTTCCCTGGTGGATATCGCTCGCGCAGCAGGATTCGAGACATGCTGGATATCAAACCAGGCCATGTATGGCCCATGGGATAACGTCGTGTCGGCGTTGGCAGCCAATACTGACGTCATTCATCGCCTCAATACGAGCGTCGGAACATCGACTCGGACCCGGAAGCTGGATGCGGCCGTGGTGCCGATTCTCAGGGAGTTCGTCAACAATGGCGGCGGGAACAAGCTTGCGATCATTCACCTCATGGGCAACCATGGGAATTACTGCGACAGATATCCACAGGAATTCGCAGTGTACTCAAGGAGTTTGAGGAACTCAGTATTCGGCGGATTGTCTGGGAGATTCGACCGTACGCTGAACTGCTATGACAATAGCATGCTGTACAACGACGCCGTGGTTCAGGACATCATAGGGGTCCTGCGGGAATCCGGCCGCCCTGCCGCCCTGATGTACTTTGCAGACCACGCAGATGACGTGCTCGGGGGACTGCGCCACGCGTCCTCGCAGTTCACATATCCGATGACCAGCATCCCGACGTTCTTCTGGCTTTCGCACCAGTACGAAGGAGCGTATCCGGAAAAGCGGGAACAGCTTGCAGAACACCTCGACGAGCTTTACCCCAACGACTTCGTCTACGACACGATGGTCGGGTTGATGGGCATCGCGACCGACGAGTACGACGCCAGGTGGGACCTGTCGTCGGCAAACTATCGGCTCGGTGAGGACGAGGCTCTCACCCTCAGCGGGAGACGGCGGTTTGCAGACTCACGGAACATCGAATACCACCAGCGCAAGAACCTGCAGCTGCTGCGCGCAAGTGGTCTTGCCACGCGCTACGTCCCGCACAGGGTGAACACCCTCGGCAAGCTTGCCCAGATCGTCTGGGACGGGGCGAAGGGCGCGGAGGCCGATGTCTGGATTGACGAGAGCCTGGGGACGATCCGGGTGGGTCACGACCTCGAGTCGCTCACGGACGGCACGCTCGAAGAGCTGCTCAGCTCACCGGCGGCCGGCACGCTCGAGAAGCTGTGGCTCGACCTGAAGAACCTGACTCCCCGGAACGTGGATTTCCTGCAGCAGGAGATCCTCGACCTTGATCGACGTCACGGCCTCAAGGATCGGACGATCGTCGAGACCTCCAACCCGTCCGTCGACCTCGGGGCCCTTCGCGCCGCCGGTTTCCACACGTCGTACTACCTCCCGACCAGTGACATGCTGACCGTCATCGAGCGCAGCGATGCCGCGGCGTCGGTCGCCCTCGCCGACACGATCGCCCGCCGGGCGTCGGCTGGGGCGTTCGCTGCGGTTTCCTTCGATGCGCGCGCATATCCTTTTGTCTCGAAGTACTTAGCGCCCCGCCTCGAGCGAGCTGTCGTCTTCCACGTCTGGGATCTCGGCACCAAGATGTGGCAGCCGGATCTTCTCGCGCACCTGCGCCGATCCGGTTTCTTCGCCGATCCTCGGGTCGCAACGGTGCTCCTCCCCTACCACTCCGTGTTCTCGTTCTGA
- a CDS encoding zf-HC2 domain-containing protein codes for MLTCEQVRELLGQLLEGALPDEERAALEQHLAGCAECRETREALELIAAALPSLAGLEPPPQLANDLAASPCRRWLGLLHQAVDHEIDQRGLERLLAHLDRCPTCRQAWNDLSLIRQVSDAIEPPPSLLERCIEAPRRVFRRPILSRRAATAAAYLMAVLVSLMVGNPVSIARSPVVQRVTTAVTSEVGQAAEHGRGEIRVMLWRAWQWAERQASAIVDLVQPDAPDDAPAADQGEHA; via the coding sequence ATGTTGACCTGCGAGCAGGTTCGCGAGCTTCTCGGGCAGCTCCTCGAGGGAGCGCTGCCCGACGAGGAGCGAGCCGCCCTCGAGCAGCATCTCGCCGGCTGCGCCGAGTGCCGCGAGACCCGGGAGGCCCTCGAGCTGATCGCGGCCGCGTTGCCGTCGCTGGCCGGGCTCGAGCCGCCGCCGCAGCTCGCGAATGACCTCGCCGCATCCCCGTGCCGGCGCTGGCTCGGCCTGCTCCACCAGGCGGTCGACCACGAGATCGACCAGCGCGGCCTCGAGCGGCTGCTCGCCCACCTCGACCGCTGCCCGACCTGCCGGCAGGCGTGGAACGACCTCTCGCTGATCCGCCAGGTGAGCGACGCCATCGAGCCTCCGCCGAGCCTCCTCGAGCGCTGCATCGAGGCCCCGCGCCGCGTCTTCCGCCGCCCGATCCTGAGCCGGCGTGCCGCCACCGCCGCCGCCTACCTGATGGCGGTGCTGGTTTCACTGATGGTGGGCAACCCGGTGTCGATCGCGCGCAGCCCGGTGGTGCAGCGGGTCACGACCGCCGTCACCAGCGAGGTCGGCCAGGCCGCCGAGCACGGGCGGGGCGAGATCCGCGTCATGCTCTGGCGGGCCTGGCAGTGGGCCGAGCGCCAGGCGTCCGCGATCGTCGACCTCGTGCAGCCGGATGCCCCCGATGACGCCCCCGCCGCCGACCAAGGAGAGCACGCATGA
- a CDS encoding sigma-70 family RNA polymerase sigma factor yields MEPLELEAVVERCREGDETAWAALVNATLRPIYRLCASYAPSAAEAEELTQEVYFKLWENLHQYGAGSNFMAWAWRVARNLLIDSYRRCHRERSAAWLDPEIIERLPAADDPHEESLRRQRLRIVATGLRQLPEELASLVLMRDLAGWSYSEIAEALDLPVGTVKSRLNRARLELATVVRRRMQMRVVPPAGSAAEEGA; encoded by the coding sequence ATGGAACCGCTGGAGCTGGAAGCCGTCGTCGAACGCTGCCGGGAGGGAGACGAGACCGCATGGGCCGCCCTGGTCAACGCCACGCTGCGACCGATCTACCGCCTCTGCGCGAGCTATGCGCCGTCGGCGGCCGAGGCGGAGGAGCTGACGCAGGAGGTCTACTTCAAGCTCTGGGAGAACCTGCACCAGTACGGCGCGGGGTCCAACTTCATGGCCTGGGCGTGGCGGGTCGCCCGGAATCTGCTCATCGACTCGTACCGCCGCTGTCACCGCGAGCGCTCCGCGGCGTGGCTCGACCCCGAGATCATCGAGCGGCTCCCGGCGGCGGACGACCCCCACGAGGAGTCGCTCCGCCGGCAGCGGCTGCGGATCGTCGCCACCGGGCTGCGCCAGCTCCCGGAGGAGCTCGCGAGCCTGGTCCTGATGCGCGATCTCGCCGGCTGGAGCTACTCCGAGATCGCCGAAGCGCTCGACCTCCCGGTGGGCACCGTCAAGTCGCGGCTCAACCGCGCCCGGCTCGAGCTCGCGACCGTCGTCCGGCGGCGAATGCAGATGAGGGTGGTTCCTCCGGCGGGAAGCGCCGCTGAGGAGGGTGCGTGA
- a CDS encoding NifU family protein, with amino-acid sequence MKPSPWPTGTLEERVLAAIDEVRPAIRMDGGDVELLRVEADVAFVRLVGACHGCPMAASTLADFVGERVKLYAPEISRVVAE; translated from the coding sequence GTGAAGCCGTCGCCGTGGCCGACCGGCACGCTCGAGGAGCGGGTGCTGGCGGCGATCGACGAGGTCCGCCCCGCGATCCGTATGGACGGCGGTGATGTCGAGCTGCTGCGGGTCGAGGCGGACGTCGCGTTCGTGCGCCTGGTCGGTGCCTGCCACGGGTGCCCGATGGCGGCCTCGACCCTGGCCGACTTCGTGGGAGAGCGGGTGAAGCTGTACGCGCCCGAGATCTCGCGGGTCGTGGCGGAGTGA